In one Candidatus Methylacidiphilales bacterium genomic region, the following are encoded:
- a CDS encoding ATP-binding cassette domain-containing protein: MALLQLKGVTLQYGTVPLLDAVDFGIQEGERVCLLGRNGAGKTSLMRILTGEEAPNSGEIIRPPAMHMTRLDQEVPDHITGSVESVIQSGLRPDRHEEEWESDHRIGQLMDVMQLPAYDEFSSLSGGLKRRTLLARALAGQPDMLLLDEPTNHLDLSSILWLEEYLVAQRTTLFFVTHDRAFLRKLATRIIELDRGRLQSWDCDYDTYLVRKAAWLEAEEKQWALFDKKLAQEEAWIRQGVKARRTRNEGRVRALEQLRRERSQRRERSGTARMEVQEGPNSGQKVIDLQNVSFAWPTKTVLKNFSTTLWRGDKIGIIGANGSGKTTLLQILLGRLEPQSGTVKLGTNLQVVYLDQLRDQIDDNKTVIQNVAGSAEMVNFQGRSKHIHGYLQDFLFPPDRARMPAKMLSGGERNRLLLARLFLQPANVLVLDEPTNDLDAETLELLESLLVEFSGTLLLVSHDRSFLDEVVTSTLVLEGDGVITEVTGGYSDWEKMKIRRAALPAGDAVGPATSAPSSGTPEPEKPKGKSEKPRKFLNREQKELDGMQELLEKLEDQEHALSEKLADPKTYQEAPDSLPRIEEELKKLQEEIARQYARWEELEALKKSLVG, encoded by the coding sequence ATGGCCCTCCTCCAACTCAAAGGCGTGACGCTGCAATACGGCACAGTGCCCCTCCTCGATGCCGTCGACTTCGGTATCCAGGAAGGCGAGCGCGTCTGCCTGCTCGGCCGCAATGGCGCGGGCAAAACCAGCCTCATGCGCATTCTGACCGGCGAGGAAGCCCCCAATTCGGGCGAAATCATCCGCCCCCCAGCCATGCACATGACCCGGCTCGACCAGGAAGTGCCCGACCACATCACCGGCAGCGTTGAATCAGTCATCCAATCCGGCCTCCGCCCCGACCGCCACGAGGAAGAATGGGAAAGCGACCACCGCATCGGCCAACTCATGGACGTGATGCAACTCCCGGCCTACGACGAGTTCTCCTCCCTCTCCGGCGGACTCAAGCGCCGCACCCTCCTGGCCCGCGCCCTGGCCGGCCAGCCGGACATGCTCCTGCTCGACGAACCCACCAACCACCTCGACCTTTCCTCCATCCTCTGGTTGGAAGAATACCTCGTGGCCCAGCGCACCACGCTATTCTTCGTCACCCACGACCGCGCCTTCCTGCGCAAGCTCGCCACCCGTATCATCGAACTCGACCGCGGGCGCTTGCAAAGCTGGGACTGCGACTACGACACCTACCTCGTCCGCAAAGCCGCCTGGCTGGAGGCGGAAGAAAAGCAGTGGGCCCTCTTTGACAAAAAACTCGCCCAAGAAGAAGCCTGGATCCGCCAAGGGGTCAAAGCCCGCCGCACCCGCAACGAGGGCCGTGTCCGTGCCCTGGAGCAACTGCGCCGCGAACGCAGCCAGCGCCGTGAACGCTCCGGCACCGCCCGCATGGAGGTCCAGGAAGGCCCCAACTCCGGCCAGAAGGTCATCGACCTCCAGAATGTCTCCTTCGCCTGGCCCACCAAAACCGTCCTGAAAAACTTTTCCACCACCCTCTGGCGAGGTGACAAAATTGGCATCATCGGCGCCAACGGCAGCGGCAAGACCACCCTCCTCCAGATTCTCCTGGGCCGCCTCGAACCCCAGTCCGGCACGGTCAAGCTCGGCACCAACCTCCAGGTCGTTTACCTCGACCAGCTCCGCGACCAGATCGACGACAACAAGACCGTCATCCAGAACGTCGCCGGCTCGGCGGAAATGGTCAACTTCCAGGGCCGGTCCAAGCACATCCATGGTTACCTCCAGGATTTCCTCTTTCCGCCCGACCGCGCCCGCATGCCCGCCAAAATGCTGTCCGGCGGCGAACGCAACCGCCTCCTCCTGGCCCGCCTCTTCCTCCAACCCGCCAACGTGCTCGTCCTCGACGAACCGACCAACGACCTCGATGCCGAAACCCTCGAACTGCTCGAATCCCTCCTGGTGGAATTCAGCGGCACACTCCTGCTCGTCTCGCACGACCGCAGCTTCCTTGACGAAGTCGTCACCAGCACATTGGTACTGGAGGGCGATGGCGTCATCACCGAAGTCACGGGCGGCTACTCCGACTGGGAAAAGATGAAGATCCGCCGGGCCGCATTACCCGCAGGCGATGCCGTTGGCCCCGCCACATCCGCCCCCTCCTCAGGCACCCCCGAACCGGAAAAGCCCAAGGGCAAAAGCGAGAAACCCCGCAAGTTCCTCAACCGCGAACAGAAGGAACTCGATGGCATGCAGGAACTGCTGGAAAAGCTCGAGGACCAAGAACACGCCCTGTCAGAAAAACTGGCCGACCCCAAAACCTACCAGGAAGCCCCCGATAGCCTGCCCCGTATCGAGGAGGAATTGAAGAAGCTCCAGGAAGAAATCGCCAGGCAATACGCCCGCTGGGAAGAACTGGAAGCCCTTAAAAAATCACTCGTTGGCTAG